The DNA sequence GCGGGAAATAACCGTAAGCCTTGATGCCACTTTATAGCAAACAGGCGGCTTAACCCCGCCTGTTTGTGTTATTTGTGTCGCCGTCACGTGACGGCGGCTTTGTTCTGCTTTTGCCGGAGAGCAATATTAAGTGAACGACGCGATCCCCCGTCCCCAGGCCAAATCCCAGAAAGCGGCGACGCCACTGCTGGAAGTGCGCAATCTGACCAAATCGTATGAGGGTCAGTTTGCGGTTGATGATGTCAGCCTGACCATTTACAAGGGCGAGATTTTTGCCCTGCTTGGCGCTTCTGGTTGTGGCAAATCTACGCTGTTACGCATGTTGGCCGGTTTTGAACAGCCAACGCAGGGGCAAATTGTATTAGATGGGCAAGATTTGTCGCTGGTTCCTCCTTATCAGCGCCCCATCAACATGATGTTTCAGTCCTATGCGCTGTTTCCCCATATGACGGTGGAAAAAAACATTGCGTTTGGTTTGAAACAAGACCGACTCTCGCGTGGCGAAATTAAAGATCGCGTCGAAGAAATGCTCACGCTGGTACACATGCAAGAGTTTGCTGCTCGCAAGCCGCATCAGCTTTCCGGCGGTCAGCGGCAGCGCGTGGCGCTGGCGCGTAGCCTGGCGAAGCGCCCGAAACTGTTATTGCTTGATGAGCCCATGGGCGCGCTGGATAAAAAACTGCGTGACCGTATGCAACTGGAAGTGGTGGATATTCTGGAGCGTGTCGGCGTGACGTGCGTCATGGTGACGCACGATCAGGAAGAAGCGATGACCATGGCCGGGCGTATTGCCATTATGAATCGCGGTAAATTCGTGCAAATTGGTGAGCCCGAAGAGATTTATGAAAACCCGACTTCGCGTTTCAGTGCTGAGTTTATCGGCTCGGTTAATATGTTTGAAGGCATTCTGACCGAGCGTCAGGATGATGCCTTGATTCTGCAAAGTCCGGGGCTGATTCATCCACTCAAAGTCAACACCGATGTCTCGGTCGTCGATGGTGTGCCGGTGCATGTAGCGCTGCGCCCGGAAAAAATCATGCTGTGTGATGATGTGCCAGCGGAGGGTTTCAACTTTGCGGTGGGCGAAGTGGTGCATATTGCCTATCTTGGCGATCTTTCTATTTATCACGTGCGTTTGAACAGCGGGCAGATAATCAGCGCGCAGTTGCAAAATGCCGATCGCTTTCGTAAAGGCTCGCCGACCTGGGGCGATGAAGTGCGCCTGTGCTGGGATGCGGATAGCTGTGTGGTGCTGACGGTGTGATGGGGGAAGAGGCTATGGCAATGTTATCTGAACAACATGAACCACCGGGCCAGCCGATGAGTCCATGGCGTGCTGCACTGGCGCGCTTGCGTCTGGCGCACGGGCGCAAATGGGTGATTGTGTTTCCCTATTTGTGGCTGCTGTGCCTGTTTATGCTGCCATTTCTGATTGTGTTCAAAATCAGTTTTGCAGAAATGGCCCGCACCATTCCGCCATACACGGATCTGTTGGCCTGGGCGGATAACCGTTTACAGATAAGCCTGAATATCGGCAATTACCTGCAATTGTTATCAGACCCGCTGTACATCGATGCTTACCTGCAATCGCTGAAAGTCGCGGCAATATCCACATTGTGCTGTCTGGCGGTGGGATATCCGATGGCGTGGGCGGTGGCACATAGCAAGGCATCTACCCGCAATATTTTGTTATTGCTGGTGATTTTGCCGTCATGGACGTCATTTCTTATCCGCGTCTATGCCTGGATGGGCATATTGAAAGACAACGGCATATTAAATAATTTCCTGACATGGCTTGGCGTTATCGATCAACCGCTGGTGATTCTGCATACCAATCTGGCGGTGTATATCGGCGTGGTTTATTCCTATCTGCCATTTATGGTGTTGCCGATTTATACCGCGCTGACGCGGCTGGATTATTCGCTGGTCGAAGCCTCGCTAGACCTGGGCGCGCGCCCGGTGAAGACCTTCTTCAGCGTGATTGTCCCGCTGACGCGTGGCGGTATTATTGCAGGTTCCATGCTGGTGTTTATCCCGACCGTCGGGGAGTACGTTATCCCTGAGCTGCTGGGCGGGCCGGATAGCATCATGATTGGCCGTATTCTGTGGCAAGAGTTTTTCAATAATCGCGACTGGCCGGTGGCTTCAGCGGTGGCGATGGTGATGCTGATTCTGCTGATTGTGCCGATAATCTGGTTCCATAAACATCAGAATAAAGCGGCGGAGGATCAGGCATGAATCATTTACCGGTTGTGCGTTCGCCGTGGCGGACGCTGATCCTGGTGTTGGGATACAGTTTTTTGTATGCCCCGATGCTGATGTTGGTTATCTATTCCTTTAACAGCTCGCGGCTGGTTACGGTATGGGCAGGCTGGTCTACCCAGTGGTATAGCGCACTGTTTGAAGACTCCGCCATGATAAGTGCGGTGGCGCTTAGTCTGACCATTGCCGCTGCGTCGGCCACGATGGCGGTGGTACTGGGCACGCTGGCGGCGGTAGTGATGGTGCGCTTTGGCAATTTCCGGGGTTCCAACGGCTTTGCCTTTATGCTGACGGCCCCGCTGGTCATGCCGGATGTGATTACCGGTTTGTCGCTGCTGCTGCTGTTTGTCTCGCTGGCGCAAGCGATCGGTTGGCCTGCCGAGCGCGGTATGCTGACTATCTGGCTGGCGCATGTGACCTTCTGTTCGGCTTATGTCACGGTGGTGATTAGCGCCCGCCTGCGTGAACTGGATCGCTCTATTGAAGAAGCGGCGATGGATCTCGGTGCGACGCCGCTAAAGGTGTTTTTTATTATTACCGTACCGATGATAGCGCCCGCGTTGATTTCGGGCTGGCTGTTGGCCTTTACGCTGTCGCTCGATGATCTGGTGATAGCAAGCTTCGTCTCCGGCCCCGGCGCAACCACCTTACCGATGCTGGTGTTCTCCAGCGTGCGCATGGGGGTTAACCCGCAGATCAACGCACTGGCATCGCTGATCCTTCTGGTCGTTGGCATCATCGGGTTGATTGCCTGGTGGTTTATGGCCCGCTCAGAAAAACAGCGCCAACGCGATGTGCAAAAGGCCCGGCGCGGTTAACCGTCACAAAAGACGAACGCGATAGCGCGAGTATTTGCCAATTCCCACAACGCCGCCATACTTTTTGGTGGCGTTGTCATTTCTGGGGGCAAACATGCAGCACATCAAGCGAGAGGTTCTGCGGCGCAGCCTGTTTGCGCCGGTCGCGGTGATGGTGGCGGGGTCGGCCATTATTGCCACGCGTTGTTTGAGTGTGATGTTAACTATCAGCGAGCTTGGAATGAGCGGATTTGGTGGTTGGCTAAGTAGTAACGCCCGACAGTGGGACAGTACCATGGTGTTGCTGGCCGCATTGCTGGTGCTGTGCGTGGAAATTCGGTGTGGGTTCGCGGTGCTCAGTGGTATTAACCGGGGGCGATGGTGTTTTTTGCTGACGCAGTGCCTGGTCACGGTCTATATGCTGCTGGCTTCGCTGATGGAGTTTCTGCCACCTATTTTTCATGTCAGCGGTGAAGGGCCTGCCGAGGTGTTAAATCAGTTAATTATGCAGCGTTTACCGGATTTTTTACTGATTTTGCTGCTGTTTGTTCCCCGGCGTAGTCAGCGTTTTTTTATGCACCATCCGTAACTTTATCTGAAGGGAGTGATACAATCAGCCCCCGTTTTTATCCTGATGATTGACAGTAAACTCGCCATGCAATGTGCCCGTTATCACGATGGCTCCTGCCGTTCTTGCCAATGGCTGGAGCTGGATTACCCTCAGCAACTCATTGACAAACAAAAACATCTGACAG is a window from the Dickeya lacustris genome containing:
- the potG gene encoding putrescine ABC transporter ATP-binding subunit PotG, with amino-acid sequence MNDAIPRPQAKSQKAATPLLEVRNLTKSYEGQFAVDDVSLTIYKGEIFALLGASGCGKSTLLRMLAGFEQPTQGQIVLDGQDLSLVPPYQRPINMMFQSYALFPHMTVEKNIAFGLKQDRLSRGEIKDRVEEMLTLVHMQEFAARKPHQLSGGQRQRVALARSLAKRPKLLLLDEPMGALDKKLRDRMQLEVVDILERVGVTCVMVTHDQEEAMTMAGRIAIMNRGKFVQIGEPEEIYENPTSRFSAEFIGSVNMFEGILTERQDDALILQSPGLIHPLKVNTDVSVVDGVPVHVALRPEKIMLCDDVPAEGFNFAVGEVVHIAYLGDLSIYHVRLNSGQIISAQLQNADRFRKGSPTWGDEVRLCWDADSCVVLTV
- the potH gene encoding putrescine ABC transporter permease PotH is translated as MSPWRAALARLRLAHGRKWVIVFPYLWLLCLFMLPFLIVFKISFAEMARTIPPYTDLLAWADNRLQISLNIGNYLQLLSDPLYIDAYLQSLKVAAISTLCCLAVGYPMAWAVAHSKASTRNILLLLVILPSWTSFLIRVYAWMGILKDNGILNNFLTWLGVIDQPLVILHTNLAVYIGVVYSYLPFMVLPIYTALTRLDYSLVEASLDLGARPVKTFFSVIVPLTRGGIIAGSMLVFIPTVGEYVIPELLGGPDSIMIGRILWQEFFNNRDWPVASAVAMVMLILLIVPIIWFHKHQNKAAEDQA
- the potI gene encoding putrescine ABC transporter permease PotI, giving the protein MNHLPVVRSPWRTLILVLGYSFLYAPMLMLVIYSFNSSRLVTVWAGWSTQWYSALFEDSAMISAVALSLTIAAASATMAVVLGTLAAVVMVRFGNFRGSNGFAFMLTAPLVMPDVITGLSLLLLFVSLAQAIGWPAERGMLTIWLAHVTFCSAYVTVVISARLRELDRSIEEAAMDLGATPLKVFFIITVPMIAPALISGWLLAFTLSLDDLVIASFVSGPGATTLPMLVFSSVRMGVNPQINALASLILLVVGIIGLIAWWFMARSEKQRQRDVQKARRG
- a CDS encoding YbjO family protein, which encodes MQHIKREVLRRSLFAPVAVMVAGSAIIATRCLSVMLTISELGMSGFGGWLSSNARQWDSTMVLLAALLVLCVEIRCGFAVLSGINRGRWCFLLTQCLVTVYMLLASLMEFLPPIFHVSGEGPAEVLNQLIMQRLPDFLLILLLFVPRRSQRFFMHHP